The window GTCGATGCGCCGCTGAAGCAGCTCCAGCGGACGCTGCCCTATGTATCAATTCTTGCCCACGGTCTGAAAGGAAACCCGAGGCAGATAAAACGGTTCCTGAATATAGTGGGGATGCGAGAACGCCTGGCGGAACACAACAAGCTCTCGGTCGACTCTGACGTACTCATCAAACTGGCCGTGCTCGAGTACGCTTGGCCAGAATTCTTCGGCCAATTGGTCGAAACCTTTGATCCATCTTCAGGGGTTTCGACGTTGGTGGTTGAAGTATTGAAGGCGCACAGAGAGCAAACGAAAGAGCCGGATTCACCTTGGGTAAGAGTGGCACTGGAGTCACCCGGGCTCGCCGATTTCTTAGCCGCTGATCCGTGCCTTGACGAAGGGTTTCACCTTGGCCCTTATCTTTTCCTCGCCCAAACCTCGCTCGTCTCACAAAAGGGCGGAGGTGTTACAACTCTCGAGCAGTTGGCGAAATCCTTCGCTACGCGAATTTCCAGCGAAGATCGCGTTCGCGCGGACGCGGCGGCACGACAAGCGGCGAAGGCCGAACCTGCCGTTGTTGCAGCGGTTGTGCGGCTGTTAACGCCGAAACTCTTTACTCCAGATGGGGGAAAAGTGCAGACGCATGTCCTGACTGGCCTGGCTACGATTTGCAGGGAACACCCGAAGCACTACGAAGAGGTGTTGGCAGCAATAGAACAATTGCCGTCGCGGCCAAGGAGCGCCGTGTCGTTCGTCGCTGCAACAATAATTCAGAGTGCGGAAAAGGTGGGAGCGAAACTTTCGGACGGCCTCAAGGAACGGTTCGTTTCCGCGTCACCAATTGCTCAGTCGCTGGTTAAGCGTGGTGCGAAAGAGCGCAAATAGCGTTGCCGTATGGGAACATCAAAAAGCCTTTCAACACCCAGCGGCGGAGAGTGGAAGCCGCTCAAGACAAATTTGACGAGCTATCTCGGCGGGGACCGCCGAATTACTCCGGTCAAGCTCGTAGGCCAGACTATGAGAGCGGCCGGGGGATTCGCATCTGCTGGTTCGAGTCGTTTTCCTACTGGAGGAACAGCGGGAAGTGGTGGTGGAGGTTCAGGCGCGGGTGGGCGACGGGGCGGCGGGCGGCGAGGTCGAGGAAAAGGATTGGGAGCTACAGTCGGTGGCCTTGGCGCCTTTGCGAGTTCATTGCAAAAAGATGGTTTGGATTCAGCCTTGGACACGCTGGCTCTCTCTGAACTGCACGGCAAGGAAGCTCCCGAAGTAATTGCGAAGATTGCCGAACATCTCTGCGAGGCGGGAGACGGTATTGATCAGGAGATTCTGAACAATTCCCTTCGCACAACGATTCTTGAGGCGGCGAACTTGGGAAGCGAGCTCGGATACGAAGACTTGGAAGCGGGCCTGCAAGCTTTCCTTGGCGCTGAAGGAATTGAAGGATTGATTGAGCTTCTCCTCGGCCGGTTCGCATTCGAATTTGTTTGGAGCCGTGATGAACAGCACGTTCAAGCTCACAGCACTGGCGAGGCAGATGTGGAAGCGCTCCAAGACGCACTTCTGCATTCATGCAAGGGCGAGGTCCGCGATATCATAAATGACGCCAAGGCAGCTGGCAGCTTTGATAGAGTGGACTGGTTTGGTAATGACGGCGTAAAGCTCGGCCATGAAATCGCGACCAAAGTGGAGGCACGCCTCATAGCCCATGCTGAAGATTGATTTTCTATGATGATTGTTCGCTATATCGGCCAGCGAAGTTGCCAAGCTCCCCGTTATCACCAAGCGCTAGAAACTGAAGATTCCTTGATTGTTGATTCATATAGCGAGGGCAACGTCACGTTCCGGCTTACATGTGACGAAAAAGCGGTTCGACTTCGATTCAGTCCCGCAGCACGCGACCTTCTCGACATTGCAGTGTGCGTTTACATCGCTGATGAGCACGTCCCTCGCGAATCCGGCCCCGATCACTGGACGCGAAATCTCTGTTTTCTACTTCCGGTGCTGCAACTCGATGTCTGGCGCGGAGCCGAAGCTCTATTGGCCGAAACGCTCTTCACTCTCTCTGGCGACAAGTTTGAATTCGCTTGGGAAGAATGCATGGGAGCTCCTCGGAGACCACACCATAGGGGACGCGTTTCGCGTCAATTCGATACGGTCTGCCTTTTCTCTGGCGGCATTGATTCGTTGTTGGGCGCATGGCTATTACTTAAAAGCGGAAGGAAAGTTTTGCTCGTGGGGCATCAAGCGGATAATACGACCGCCGGTGTGCAAAATGAACTAGCACGCCGGCTCAGGGTGAAGTTCCCGGGACAAGTGTCCTTCATCCAATGTCGGGCGGCCCGGTCCAAGTCAGACCATCCGAGATTTCCATTACCAGCGAAAACGGAGGAGACGCACCGGGTGCGGTCGTTTCTCTTCATAGCCCTAGCTGCTGCCGTGGCTGAAGCGCAAGGAATCGAATCCTTATTTGTTCCAGAGAACGGATTGATAGCGCTAAACGCGCCGCTACAGCTATCAAGACTGGGCACTCTCAGCACCCGAACAGCACATCCGAAGTTTCTTTTGCAGTTGTTGCAGACGCTGGCCAAGCTCGGCGTTTACAATGGAGAACTGAAGAACCCATTTCTGTACAGTAGCGAGACCGACATGTTGCGCGACTGCGGCGGTGATGTCTTGGCACTTCTAAAACTCTCTGTCTCCTGCGCTCACCCAAGTCGTATGCACAAGTTCGGTAAGCGGCACTGTGGCTACTGTGTTCCTTGTTTGTACCGCCGGTGCGCGATGGCTGAAGTGGTCAACAATTTTGAACAGGAATTCGTGTACAATCCATTCGTTGACTTGGGTGCAGGGAAATTGACTGAAACGACAGCGCCGCATGTGAGGGCGCTTACGACGTTCGCCAAAAGAGTTGTCTCTTCGACTGAGGCGCAACGCCAACTCCTAGTCCTTGCGCATGGCCATTTTCCTGCGAACGTCGGGCGATTGATCGGACCTAAAGGCGCGTCGAATTACTCGCCGTGGTCAGACATGCTTTTACGTTGGTCGCAGGATTACCTCAGGAAAGCAAGCGCGTGGAGCAGCGCTAACACGAAAAAGATTCTCAGTCTCTAGCTGACGATTTGTTTATGCCGCTCGTGAAGGCATTATCTGTCAAGCAGCCGTGGGCCAATCTGATTGCCTCGGGAGAAAAGACAATAGAAACGAGAACATGGCCAACGGACTATCGTGGCGAACTACTAATAGTTTCATCGCGAACCCCTCCGATTGAACCTGCTGGCTGCGCGCTTGCACTCGTAAAGCTCGTTGATTGCCGTCCGATGGAACGACGGGATGAAATGGCTGCTTGTTGCCCGATCTACCCCAACGCATTCTCATGGGTGTTTCGCGAAATTCGGAGAATCAAACCGTTCGAAGTGCGCGGACAACTTGGAATTTACGAGGTCGAAGTGCCGAACGAGCTGGCATGAAACGCGCCCGGATGAAGACGAAGTTTCTTTTTCAAGCCGGGTTGTCCGCCGTGTTGTTGTGCGGTTGAGTGTCCGACCAAGCAACTCGCCCTACTATGGATGATAATTGTCGAGCAGTGCCCTCTGGATGTGCTGAATGGCTGTGTTGACACGCCAGCGGAACTGGTTCGCATAGGCCTTTCGGTCGGTCGGGCCGGATGAAAATGCGCTGTACAGTTTGTGCTTGGAACCCATCGTCTGGTCGTCCACGGCAATTTCATTGTGATGTGGCAACGCGCCGCGGGTCTTGAAATCCGGCGCCTGGGCCAGGGCCGTCGGGATGCTCGTGAATCCTTCCCAGAACGTCGCCTGCGGATCATACTTCTGGGCGTATCTTCCTGAAATCAGTTTGCCGGCGCATTGTTGCGCCGCCTGCGGCTTTGTCCCGGTCCAAAGTTCGGTGTTCATCGAGAACGCGTTCGAGGTGAGATCGAACGGTGGCAGCGACGGATCAGCCGGCATGGCCGTGTATTGCGGCGAGGCCACGAGTGGCACGCCGGGAGCGTAGATGACGGCCTGGCCACCGTCGGGCGCGACATTCTGGAGTCGAGCAAAATGCACGTAGGATGAATGGGCATAGAAATCGCCGATGGCATGGGCCGCCGCGCCGAAGCTGCCCCAATCGGTATTGTCTTTGCGGAAAACAGCGAGGCGTGCGTTCACTTGATCCCAACCTTCCGGAATGTAGCCGTTGTCAAAGTGATCGCGCGGGTCGTAGGTCAGGATGTTCGCGTCGAGCCACAGGCTTTTGCGTTTGATGGCGCTCAGGGCGGAGGCGGGAATTTTCGACTTCAAAGCCTGGTCGTAAATGGTGTCATGCACGGCTGCGGCGAAGCTGGGGTCGAATTTTCCCCAGAATTCCCGGTCCATGCAATAATCAGGAAAATCCACATCACGATCAAAATCCCGGGAGTGAATTTTCCAGAGATGATCGGCGTTGAACACATAATGCGGCATGTATTCGATGCTCTGGACCTTCGATTGAACGGCTTTGATCCCTTGTTTGTCCGGACGGGAACCGACCGCGGTCATTGGTTCGAGGATTTCCCACACGGCTGCTTCGTTCTGGTACATCACCCAGCAATGGTCGTTCGTTTGGAGTTTTCCGTTCGTCAGGCGGATGTGGAGCGACCCGAGTGCGACCCGGACACAATACCGGCTGATTCCGGCCGCCAGCAGCAGGGCCGCCAAAAGGAACGCCAAGTCCTCACAGTCACCGCCGCCCTGGGCCAGAGTTTCATCCGGATAAAGCCACGCATCGGGGCACCGGCCAACCTTATTGGCTTTGCGCAAATAGCGCAGTTTGCTGAACGAGTGCAGAATTGTGTCCGCACGGAAATCGAAACTTCCATTTGAGTGGGATCGGAAGCACGCCTGGTCCGATGGCGACAGGCTGTGGATCAGTTCACCCAGCTTCTCGCTGACAACCGCGTTGTCGGTGGTGGTCAGGAATTCGCGGATATCAATGGGATAGCGCTTGTTCGTATTGGGGATTGTGCGCGAGGCCGGGATGATCGGCTTATAGACGATCTCATCGCCTTCCCAGTTCCAGGAGTCCCAAGGATTGACCAATGATATTTGGAGGCACATAAACTTGACGGAAAATTACGCTGCACATTCCACACTGAACAGGCGTTTCTTTCGGCAATTTCAAATCCTCTCCGAAGTTTGTGTTCCAAGCCGGTTTGTCCGCCGTGTTGCTGTGCGGTTGAGATGCGGCTCGTCGAAGGACAGAAGTCAGAATTCAGCGTCCATCTGCGTTCATCAGCGGTTAAGGTTTTTGCGTTTGTTTGTGGCAAAAATTCCGTGTTCATCCAGTCAATCTGTGGTTAAAGTCCGGCATCATTCATGAACGCTCGAACACTTCCACTCTTGCTGCTCCTCGCTTCCAGCGCCGCTTTGGGTCTCGTTGCAGCGGAAAAACCTACCATCACGGCCGGCAGGAGTCCCGCCGATGAATTGCCGTCGCACATCAAGCGGCTCACGTGGTTCGGGGAGCGCGCCGATTGGTCGCACGATGGGAAACGGATTCTGTTCGTCGAAAAAACCTTTGGCGACGTGTACGAAGTCGAATTGGCGACGGGACGCATCCGGGCCATGACGCATCACTATCCACATCATGGTTACACGCGGGCGCTTTATCTGGCCAACGATGACATCCTGTTGTCCGGTCCGGAAACCTTCGATCCGAAGAAACCCGGCGACGCGCGCACACAATGTTTTCTCTCCGTGCTGGACCAGAGCCTCACCAAGCCGCCGGTGCCACTGGGCACGAAGTGTTCGGAAGGACCGGCGGTGTCGCGCAAACGGATGCACATCGCCTGGACGCACGTGAGCGCACAGTATCCGGACAAGTTGCCGAATGGCGCGTCGCAGATGCGCGAGGCGGATATTGTGTATGGAAACGACGCGCCCCTCACCCCGTCCCTCTCCCCATCCGATGGGGAGAGGGTGTCCGGAGGACGGGTGAGGGGTACGCCAAAGCTTGCGAACGAGCGGCTCATCCTCGACAGCCGCGAACTGCCGTTCAAGTGCACGATGGAGACGCAGAATTTCGTGCCGCCGGATGAAAAGCGGTTGACGTTCTCTGCTTACGGATTTCAAGGCACGGAAGTGTGCGTGGTGGATTTGGCGACCAAAGCTGTGACGAACCTCACGAATTCGCCGGATGAATACGACGAACCGGAGGGCGTTTTCCCCGACGGCAGGTTCACGCTGGTCGAGTGCGACAAGCAGAACAAGCAAGGCCCGAATCATATTGATTTGTGGAAGTTGCGGCTCGACGGCGGCGGTTACGTGGAGCGACTGACGTATTTCTCGGATTATCCGGGTTACAAGGCTTCGAATCCGGTGGTGAGCGATGACGGCAGGTTCGTGGCGTTTCAGATGGCGAAGTCAAAAGATGCCGCGGGTGTGGGCCACGGGATTTTCATCCTCGATTTGTCCAAGGCAAAGCGGAAACCGTCACGTCCATGAATCTTCCGCGCGGAATCGTTTCCGTGCTGCAAACGCCGTTCACTCCCGGTGGCAACGTGGACGACGCCTCGCTCGTCAAGCTGATGGAAGCCGCGATGCGCGATGGCGTGAATGGTTTCCTCGCGCCCGTCGTTGCCAGTGAAGTGGATTTCCTGTCGCGACAGGAACGGGAAGAAATCATCCGATGTGTGGCCGCGACCGTTCGTGGGCGCGTGCCGTTTATCGTCGGTGCGTCCAGCCGGGACATGGACGAGTGTCGGCACTTTGCGCGGCTCGCGGAGGAAGTCCGGGCCGCTGCATATCTCGTGGCCGTTCCGTCGGCGCTCTATTCTCGTCCGGAGGAAATCGTCGGCTTTTTCCAAGCCGTGCGCGCAAGCATTGATTTGCCTTTGGTCATTCAGGATTTGGAATGGAACGGGCCGGGACTTTCGATCCGGACTCTCAGGCGGATCAAAGAAGTCGTCCCGACTTTGGCCGGAGTGAAGATTGAAACTGTGCCGTCTGGTCCCAAATACACCGCCGTCCGTCGCGCGTTGGGCAGCGAATTCTTCATTGCTGGCGGCTGGGCCGTGCCGCAAATGATCGAGGTGCTGGATCGCGGCGTGGACGCGCTTATTCCGGAAAGCTCTATGGTGGCAGTCTATTCGGCAATTTATCGGGCGCACGCCAGCGGCGACCGC of the Verrucomicrobiota bacterium genome contains:
- a CDS encoding ASCH domain-containing protein; the encoded protein is MPLVKALSVKQPWANLIASGEKTIETRTWPTDYRGELLIVSSRTPPIEPAGCALALVKLVDCRPMERRDEMAACCPIYPNAFSWVFREIRRIKPFEVRGQLGIYEVEVPNELA
- a CDS encoding dihydrodipicolinate synthase family protein, coding for MNLPRGIVSVLQTPFTPGGNVDDASLVKLMEAAMRDGVNGFLAPVVASEVDFLSRQEREEIIRCVAATVRGRVPFIVGASSRDMDECRHFARLAEEVRAAAYLVAVPSALYSRPEEIVGFFQAVRASIDLPLVIQDLEWNGPGLSIRTLRRIKEVVPTLAGVKIETVPSGPKYTAVRRALGSEFFIAGGWAVPQMIEVLDRGVDALIPESSMVAVYSAIYRAHASGDRAKAVRIFHRLIPVLTFTNQEIGLSIAFFKRLLERKGVFLSATMRQTWSGWDEYNLRIADELIDLYLALEKEIQAERPHQAAEPPTKGGGHNASC